Proteins from a genomic interval of Gemmatimonadota bacterium:
- a CDS encoding GAF domain-containing protein, with product MSLDAAGLVLDLQEMRDQGHQSDAQLRKAVRTIAEADDRFDWVGIYLVNAEEEELWLHNYIGTNTEHARIPFGRGVCGRAHEEGVNLNIADVTQEEEYLACSADTRSEVVVLIRAGDDIFGQIDIDSHTESAFGDEDEAALTSVADKLAEQLAAERRSTAGS from the coding sequence ATGTCACTTGACGCCGCCGGCCTGGTGCTCGATCTGCAGGAGATGCGAGACCAGGGTCACCAATCCGACGCGCAGCTGCGAAAGGCGGTCCGCACCATAGCTGAAGCGGACGACCGTTTCGATTGGGTGGGTATCTACCTGGTCAATGCGGAAGAGGAGGAGCTCTGGCTCCACAACTATATCGGGACGAATACCGAGCACGCCCGCATCCCGTTCGGCCGCGGAGTCTGCGGCCGAGCCCACGAGGAAGGGGTCAACCTCAACATCGCCGACGTGACTCAGGAGGAGGAGTACCTGGCCTGCTCCGCCGACACCCGGTCCGAGGTCGTGGTGCTGATTCGCGCCGGCGACGACATCTTCGGCCAGATCGACATCGATTCGCACACCGAATCGGCTTTCGGTGACGAAGACGAGGCGGCGCTCACGTCCGTGGCGGACAAGCTGGCGGAGCAGCTCGCAGCGGAGCGCAGGTCCACTGCGGGTTCCTAG
- a CDS encoding M20/M25/M40 family metallo-hydrolase, which translates to MTDPTFLERLLDAPGPSGFETRPARVWRGEAEGFADDVAVDLTGNSFATVNPDGHTRLMLAGHIDEIGLQVTHVDKEGYLWVEEIGGWDPQVLVGQRVRVLAEGGDVRAVVGKKPIHLMTPEDRKKELKTAHLWLDVGTSSREETLELGVRVGDAVTIAQGMERLAGNRIVSRAVDDRVGAWVALEALRLLAADRPSASVTAVATVQEEIGYSGGGARAGAYALRPGVALVVDVTFATDVPGTEKKALGDHALGSGPVISRGAAAHGTVFTMLCETADQEGIPYSVQASPKATRTDADGIFLTRSGVPTGLLSIPNRYMHSPNEIVDLGDLEHTARLMAAFARRLESNTDFTPR; encoded by the coding sequence ATGACCGATCCGACCTTTTTGGAACGACTGCTCGACGCGCCCGGACCCTCGGGTTTCGAGACCCGCCCGGCTCGGGTCTGGCGCGGCGAGGCCGAAGGCTTCGCCGACGACGTCGCCGTGGATCTGACCGGAAATTCGTTTGCGACGGTCAACCCCGACGGGCACACCCGGCTCATGCTCGCCGGCCACATCGACGAGATCGGCCTCCAGGTGACCCATGTCGACAAGGAAGGCTATCTCTGGGTCGAGGAGATCGGCGGCTGGGATCCGCAGGTGCTGGTCGGGCAGCGGGTCAGGGTACTGGCCGAGGGCGGAGACGTTCGGGCCGTCGTAGGCAAGAAGCCGATCCACCTGATGACGCCGGAAGACCGCAAGAAGGAGTTGAAGACCGCCCACCTCTGGCTCGATGTCGGCACGTCTTCCCGCGAGGAGACTCTGGAGCTCGGAGTCAGGGTCGGAGATGCGGTCACGATCGCTCAAGGGATGGAGCGGCTGGCGGGAAATCGCATTGTGAGCAGAGCCGTCGACGACCGGGTCGGGGCCTGGGTGGCGCTGGAGGCGCTCCGCCTGCTCGCCGCCGACCGACCGTCCGCGTCGGTCACCGCGGTGGCGACCGTCCAGGAGGAGATCGGCTACTCCGGCGGCGGCGCCCGCGCCGGGGCCTACGCGCTACGCCCGGGAGTCGCGCTGGTCGTCGATGTCACCTTCGCCACCGATGTGCCCGGAACCGAGAAGAAAGCTCTGGGAGACCACGCGCTTGGCAGCGGCCCGGTGATCAGTCGAGGAGCCGCCGCCCACGGGACCGTCTTCACCATGCTTTGCGAGACCGCCGACCAAGAGGGAATCCCCTACAGCGTACAGGCGTCGCCCAAGGCCACGCGCACCGACGCCGACGGCATCTTCCTCACCCGCTCGGGCGTGCCTACGGGGCTGCTCTCGATCCCAAACCGCTACATGCACTCGCCGAACGAGATAGTCGACCTGGGAGACCTCGAGCACACGGCCAGGCTGATGGCCGCGTTCGCGCGCAGGCTGGAGTCGAATACCGACTTCACACCCCGGTAA
- a CDS encoding FAD-binding protein, with protein sequence MLTRPLAEIVGPEFVISDPGRLLAYESDGLTAYRSTPRAVVLPSNAREVSEVVAFLHAEGVPVVPRGAGTGLSGGALAGGDAVVLGTARMNRIIDFDPSNRRARVQPGVVNARLTELAAPHGLQYAPDPSSQSACTIGGNVAENSGGPHCLKHGVTSRYVLGLEVVLVGGRLCRLGGPEGDPLASLDLVGLFVGSEGCFGVVTEIELGLVPAPEEIRTLLGVFESVEDAGMAVTRIMASGLLPAALEIVDAETIRAVEASVYAAGYPADAGAALVIEFDGSRSGLGADALAAAECCRESGAREVRTAESDRERAALWKGRKKAFGAMGRIAPDLLVQDATVPRTALPAVLDKIGRIGDRHDLRIANVFHAGDGNLHPNILFDRTDEAELAKVERASKEIMTVCVEAGGTITGEHGVGADKREYMRMVHGPAELAALREVKAVFDPAGLFNPGKVVPDREAGEVVPDARAGDGTAEEPSTVGPRSTTSIGSPATEAELAAALADARERGLKVAVVGSGEHEIGRPPDWSVTRISLARFDRIHRYEPADLTVTVGAGMRLGRLTSIMAERGQWLPWNPPDFGNRSVGGLLATAEGGALAGHYGGVRDHVLGMRVMCGDSRVLELGGRVVKNVAGFDLLRPLVGGLGCAAVISATLRTFPLPEAMSELVFEADGIEEAAELALAFAAEAEPAVSSTVDWSGPGPTRVRVRLHGRKAMVEVRGKALSRRARPGSRFVEASLHGRATADSGFRNGVAGERTSGTVDAGETARDLRLTWFALPAALSRTLALAKKSLRGLELEARAAVAACAKAGWVSAVVADPFEDDDLWVEEARFLRASCKGEGSGGRGPTLRVEGAPGVSTFDGEESGPPWTAETKRIRAGVRRIFDPWGLFWDPREAVSEAPRKDR encoded by the coding sequence ATGCTGACCCGGCCACTGGCGGAGATCGTGGGACCGGAATTCGTCATTTCCGATCCGGGAAGGCTGCTGGCGTACGAATCCGACGGTCTCACGGCCTATCGCTCGACGCCGCGGGCGGTCGTGCTTCCTTCCAACGCGCGGGAGGTGAGCGAGGTCGTGGCGTTCCTGCACGCGGAGGGCGTCCCGGTGGTTCCCAGGGGCGCGGGCACCGGGCTCTCCGGCGGCGCCCTGGCCGGCGGCGACGCGGTGGTGCTGGGGACCGCGCGCATGAATCGGATCATCGACTTCGATCCGTCCAACCGAAGGGCGCGGGTCCAGCCCGGGGTCGTGAACGCCCGCCTCACCGAGCTCGCCGCGCCGCACGGTCTCCAGTACGCCCCGGATCCCTCTTCGCAAAGCGCCTGCACCATCGGCGGCAACGTCGCCGAAAACTCGGGCGGACCCCATTGCCTCAAGCACGGGGTGACCTCGCGCTACGTCCTCGGTCTCGAGGTCGTTCTCGTCGGCGGACGCCTGTGTCGACTGGGAGGACCCGAGGGCGATCCGCTCGCTTCACTCGACTTGGTGGGTCTCTTCGTCGGGTCGGAGGGGTGCTTCGGCGTGGTGACCGAGATCGAGCTCGGACTGGTTCCCGCCCCGGAGGAGATCCGGACCCTTCTCGGTGTCTTCGAATCCGTTGAGGACGCCGGGATGGCGGTCACTCGGATCATGGCGTCCGGACTTCTGCCTGCGGCGCTCGAGATCGTCGACGCCGAGACCATCCGCGCGGTCGAAGCCAGCGTCTACGCCGCCGGGTATCCGGCCGATGCCGGAGCCGCCTTGGTGATCGAGTTCGACGGAAGCCGCAGCGGACTGGGGGCTGATGCGCTCGCTGCGGCCGAGTGCTGCCGGGAGTCGGGTGCGCGGGAGGTGCGCACCGCCGAGAGCGATCGCGAGAGGGCGGCGCTCTGGAAGGGGCGGAAAAAGGCCTTCGGAGCGATGGGACGGATCGCGCCCGACCTGCTGGTTCAGGACGCCACGGTGCCGAGGACGGCCTTGCCGGCGGTGCTGGACAAGATCGGCCGGATCGGCGACCGTCACGATCTCCGTATCGCCAACGTCTTTCACGCCGGCGACGGGAATCTCCATCCGAACATCCTCTTCGACCGGACCGACGAAGCCGAGCTCGCCAAGGTGGAGCGGGCGTCGAAGGAGATCATGACCGTTTGCGTGGAAGCGGGCGGCACCATCACCGGCGAACACGGGGTCGGCGCCGACAAGCGCGAGTACATGAGGATGGTGCACGGTCCCGCCGAGCTCGCCGCGCTGCGAGAGGTAAAGGCGGTCTTCGACCCCGCAGGGCTCTTCAATCCCGGCAAGGTGGTCCCGGATCGGGAGGCGGGGGAGGTGGTGCCCGACGCTCGTGCCGGCGACGGGACCGCGGAGGAGCCGTCAACGGTGGGTCCGCGTTCCACGACGTCCATCGGTTCGCCGGCGACCGAGGCCGAGCTCGCCGCCGCGTTGGCCGACGCCCGCGAGCGGGGTTTGAAGGTGGCGGTGGTCGGAAGCGGCGAACACGAGATCGGGCGTCCTCCCGACTGGTCCGTCACGCGCATTTCTCTTGCTCGCTTCGACCGGATCCACCGCTACGAACCGGCCGACCTGACCGTGACCGTCGGAGCGGGGATGCGGCTGGGCAGGCTCACCTCGATCATGGCGGAGCGGGGACAGTGGCTGCCTTGGAATCCGCCCGACTTCGGCAATCGGTCGGTGGGGGGTCTGCTGGCCACGGCGGAGGGTGGCGCACTGGCCGGCCACTACGGAGGAGTTCGCGACCACGTGCTCGGAATGCGCGTGATGTGCGGCGATTCCCGCGTGCTGGAGCTGGGGGGGCGAGTGGTCAAGAACGTGGCGGGGTTCGATCTGCTTCGACCGCTGGTCGGAGGGCTCGGCTGCGCGGCTGTCATCTCGGCGACACTGCGCACCTTTCCCCTGCCGGAAGCGATGAGCGAGCTGGTCTTCGAGGCCGACGGGATCGAGGAGGCCGCCGAGCTGGCCTTGGCCTTCGCGGCCGAAGCCGAGCCGGCGGTCTCGTCGACGGTGGACTGGAGCGGACCCGGACCGACAAGGGTCAGGGTTCGGCTTCACGGTCGGAAAGCGATGGTGGAGGTGCGGGGGAAGGCGTTGAGCCGCCGGGCGAGGCCCGGGAGTCGGTTCGTGGAGGCCAGCTTGCACGGCCGCGCAACGGCGGACTCGGGTTTCCGCAACGGCGTCGCCGGCGAGCGCACGAGCGGGACCGTCGACGCGGGCGAGACGGCGCGCGATCTTCGACTCACCTGGTTCGCGCTTCCGGCGGCCCTCAGCCGGACTCTGGCGCTCGCGAAAAAAAGTCTCCGGGGTCTGGAATTGGAGGCTCGGGCCGCTGTTGCCGCCTGCGCCAAGGCGGGCTGGGTGAGCGCGGTGGTGGCCGACCCTTTCGAGGATGACGACCTCTGGGTGGAGGAGGCCCGCTTTCTCAGAGCGTCTTG
- the apaG gene encoding Co2+/Mg2+ efflux protein ApaG: MAQDNKPAPHPPDLLRRPPILAGRFRVSVRSVFAREESNPPWSYVFVYFIRIENLGDTDAQLFWRHWKIHDPVAGDHEVEGEGVVGESPVIPPRGSHSYSSYCVLRGAYGHMEGYYHFRETDGKLFRAVIPRFELVAEDASQPIQA; this comes from the coding sequence ATGGCTCAAGATAACAAGCCGGCGCCCCATCCTCCCGACCTCCTGCGCCGTCCCCCGATCCTGGCGGGTCGCTTTCGGGTCTCGGTGAGGTCGGTCTTCGCCAGGGAAGAGTCGAACCCGCCGTGGTCTTACGTCTTCGTCTACTTCATTCGCATCGAGAACCTGGGAGACACCGACGCGCAACTCTTCTGGCGACACTGGAAGATTCACGATCCGGTCGCGGGCGACCACGAGGTGGAGGGCGAAGGAGTGGTGGGCGAGTCTCCCGTCATCCCGCCCCGCGGCAGCCATTCCTACTCCAGCTACTGCGTGCTGCGCGGCGCCTACGGGCACATGGAAGGCTACTATCACTTTCGGGAGACCGACGGCAAACTCTTCAGGGCGGTGATCCCCCGTTTCGAACTGGTAGCCGAGGACGCAAGCCAGCCGATCCAGGCGTAG
- a CDS encoding MBL fold metallo-hydrolase encodes MTKTRRRSRPWRTSWRSSSQRSAGPLRVPSGPRRHAQERRERRGAAPARREEGRDAPLSARRATGKAASSEDAERIECRRRSCTRAARPRRFLAPNPTPFTRGGTYTHLVGEKSVCIIDPGPDHPEHRERLVTAVADAREVRIVLTHDHGDHAGGVPKLVERLDCETWGPAGARYVERPLHAGEHVSTDQGELVAVPTPGHAERHLALHWPEAEALFVGDLLLGEGSTTWVGAYAGCVADYLGSLARVDGLEAKALYPAHGPPLTRPTEAVARFRAHRLKRVAQMRELLARRPNASEAELVEGMYGDAPPEAEKAILASVGALREHVLRSG; translated from the coding sequence GTGACGAAGACGAGGCGGCGCTCACGTCCGTGGCGGACAAGCTGGCGGAGCAGCTCGCAGCGGAGCGCAGGTCCACTGCGGGTTCCTAGCGGCCCGCGGCGACACGCGCAGGAGCGCCGAGAGCGGCGCGGCGCAGCGCCGGCAAGGCGCGAAGAGGGACGAGACGCACCACTATCCGCCCGGAGAGCAACAGGGAAGGCGGCGTCCAGCGAGGATGCGGAGCGGATCGAATGTCGCAGGAGGTCCTGCACACGGGCTGCCAGGCCCCGTCGCTTCCTTGCCCCCAACCCGACGCCGTTCACAAGGGGGGGCACCTACACACATCTGGTAGGTGAGAAGTCGGTCTGCATCATCGACCCGGGGCCCGACCACCCTGAGCACCGGGAGAGACTCGTCACCGCAGTGGCCGACGCTCGCGAAGTGCGCATCGTTCTCACCCACGATCACGGCGACCACGCCGGAGGTGTCCCGAAGCTCGTCGAGCGACTGGACTGCGAAACCTGGGGGCCTGCCGGCGCCCGGTACGTCGAACGGCCCCTCCACGCCGGAGAGCACGTCTCCACAGACCAGGGAGAGCTGGTCGCGGTTCCCACTCCAGGGCACGCCGAACGCCATTTGGCCCTGCACTGGCCCGAGGCCGAAGCGCTCTTCGTAGGAGATCTCCTCCTCGGGGAGGGAAGCACCACCTGGGTTGGAGCATACGCCGGTTGCGTGGCCGACTATCTGGGTTCGCTCGCTCGGGTGGACGGGCTCGAGGCCAAGGCCCTATACCCGGCCCACGGCCCTCCTCTGACGAGGCCGACGGAAGCGGTGGCTCGTTTCCGGGCGCACCGTCTGAAACGCGTGGCGCAGATGCGGGAGCTTCTGGCACGGCGCCCGAACGCGTCGGAGGCCGAGCTCGTGGAGGGGATGTACGGGGATGCGCCCCCTGAAGCGGAAAAGGCGATCCTGGCGAGCGTCGGCGCGCTCCGCGAGCACGTGCTCCGCAGCGGGTAG